The Ignatzschineria rhizosphaerae genome contains a region encoding:
- a CDS encoding class I SAM-dependent methyltransferase, with protein MKTHHQSVYEQFDEQANSYLTSAVHASGEDLEALQKYLSHSKAANVLDLGCGAGHVSFNVAPKVQSVTAFDLSDSMLEVVKNSAKERGLNNISTVKGNVESLPFDSQTFDLIISRYSAHHWHDVEQALREVRRVLKPNGRVIFIDVVSPGHPVFDLYLQTVEVLRDTSHVRDYPAGEWIEMFNNARLFLKNSESFRLRLEFTSWIERMRTPKVFADAILAYQATLSSDIKTYFEIDEDGSFTSDVMLFELHK; from the coding sequence ATGAAAACACATCACCAATCGGTTTATGAGCAATTTGATGAACAAGCGAACTCTTATCTAACAAGTGCTGTTCATGCTAGTGGTGAGGATCTAGAAGCACTCCAAAAATATCTCTCACACTCAAAAGCCGCCAATGTACTCGATTTAGGATGCGGCGCTGGTCACGTTAGCTTTAATGTGGCTCCAAAAGTCCAATCTGTTACAGCTTTTGATCTCTCTGATTCAATGTTAGAGGTCGTTAAAAATAGTGCTAAAGAGCGCGGATTAAATAATATCTCCACCGTTAAAGGTAATGTCGAATCGCTTCCTTTTGATAGCCAAACTTTTGATCTTATTATCAGCCGATATTCAGCGCACCACTGGCACGATGTAGAACAAGCATTAAGAGAAGTACGCCGCGTCTTAAAACCTAATGGTCGCGTGATCTTTATTGATGTTGTTTCCCCAGGTCATCCTGTCTTTGATCTTTACTTACAAACAGTAGAAGTACTACGTGACACATCACATGTCCGGGATTACCCAGCAGGGGAATGGATAGAAATGTTTAATAATGCTCGATTATTTTTAAAAAATAGTGAAAGCTTTCGCTTAAGACTTGAATTCACAAGTTGGATCGAAAGAATGAGAACTCCCAAAGTCTTTGCGGATGCAATTTTAGCCTATCAAGCAACTTTAAGTAGCGATATTAAGACTTATTTTGAAATTGATGAAGATGGTTCTTTTACCTCTGATGTCATGCTTTTTGAATTGCATAAATAA
- the guaB gene encoding IMP dehydrogenase: MLRIMEKGLTFDDVLLVPDYSEVLPRDVSLRTQLTQKIALNIPLLSAAMDTVTESKMAIALAQQGGIGIIHKNLTPAEQARQVRKVKNFESGVLTDPITVTTEVTLEEVRNIMRGRNISSVPVLTTDGKVAGIITTRDLRFQTDLTQNITKAMTNRDRLITIHEGATREEIIDRLRSHRLERLVVVNDNNELRGLITVKDLSHTDKNPNAVMDDEERLICGAAVGAGAGTEERIEQLVDVGVDVIIVDTAHGHSKGVIDRVRWVKQTYPDLQVISGNIATAEAAKALLAAGTDGVKVGIGPGSICTTRIIAGIGFPQVSAIANVSAALRGTGVPVIADGGIRYSGDMVKALAAGANSIMVGSILAGTDESPGEIEFYQGRAYKSYRGMGSLGAMSAGSSDRYFQEGSSADKLVPEGIEGRVAYKGSASPIIHQLMGGIRAGMGYVGCGTIEEMNTKPQFVEITSAGMSESHVHDVTITKEAPNYSR; this comes from the coding sequence ATGCTTAGAATAATGGAAAAAGGTTTAACCTTTGATGACGTATTATTAGTACCTGATTACTCAGAAGTTCTTCCACGGGATGTGTCGCTAAGGACGCAATTAACACAAAAAATCGCACTGAATATTCCACTACTTTCAGCCGCAATGGATACAGTGACTGAGAGTAAAATGGCGATTGCGCTTGCGCAACAAGGTGGTATTGGGATTATTCATAAAAACTTAACGCCAGCAGAACAAGCAAGACAAGTTCGTAAAGTAAAGAATTTTGAAAGCGGGGTGTTAACAGATCCTATCACTGTTACTACGGAAGTAACACTTGAAGAAGTCCGTAATATTATGCGTGGACGTAATATCTCAAGTGTTCCGGTATTAACCACTGATGGTAAAGTTGCGGGAATTATCACTACACGTGACTTACGATTCCAAACGGATTTAACACAAAATATTACTAAGGCGATGACGAACCGTGATCGCCTTATTACTATCCACGAAGGGGCAACACGTGAAGAGATCATTGATCGTTTACGTAGCCATCGCTTAGAGCGTTTAGTTGTGGTTAATGATAATAATGAGCTTCGTGGTTTAATTACAGTAAAAGATCTCTCACATACAGATAAAAACCCTAATGCGGTGATGGATGATGAAGAGCGTTTAATCTGCGGCGCTGCTGTTGGTGCGGGTGCTGGTACTGAAGAGCGTATTGAGCAATTAGTCGATGTCGGTGTTGACGTGATTATCGTTGATACCGCGCATGGTCACTCTAAAGGGGTGATTGATCGTGTTCGTTGGGTAAAACAGACCTATCCAGATCTTCAAGTGATCAGTGGTAATATTGCAACGGCAGAAGCGGCAAAAGCGCTTTTAGCGGCAGGTACCGATGGCGTTAAAGTTGGGATTGGTCCAGGATCAATCTGTACAACACGTATTATTGCAGGGATCGGTTTCCCGCAAGTGAGTGCTATTGCTAACGTTTCAGCAGCGCTTCGTGGAACGGGTGTTCCGGTCATTGCTGATGGTGGTATCCGTTATTCAGGGGATATGGTAAAAGCGCTTGCAGCAGGTGCAAACTCCATCATGGTCGGTTCAATCTTAGCAGGAACAGATGAGTCTCCTGGTGAAATCGAGTTCTACCAAGGCCGTGCATATAAATCATATCGTGGAATGGGATCACTTGGTGCGATGAGTGCTGGTTCATCAGATCGTTATTTCCAAGAAGGATCAAGTGCCGACAAGCTTGTTCCTGAAGGTATTGAAGGGCGCGTCGCTTATAAAGGCTCTGCATCACCAATTATCCATCAATTAATGGGCGGTATCCGCGCTGGAATGGGCTATGTGGGTTGTGGTACGATTGAAGAGATGAACACAAAGCCACAATTTGTAGAGATTACTAGTGCCGGAATGAGTGAGTCTCACGTTCATGATGTGACAATCACCAAAGAAGCGCCAAACTATTCAAGATAG
- the pgsA gene encoding CDP-diacylglycerol--glycerol-3-phosphate 3-phosphatidyltransferase: MNLPSLITWSRVVAIPVFILCYFLPTPHKNLVLSLLFMAASFTDWLDGYLARKWNQTSSFGAFLDPVADKLLVAVALIAIIDHHPGQWYLTLSVMIIISREITISALREWMASMGERGVVAVSWIGKWKTAFQMGAITFLLYEKDLLGLPLYNIGLIFLVIATFLTLWSMVQYLYSTWKVLRVK; this comes from the coding sequence ATGAACCTTCCAAGCCTCATTACTTGGTCTCGCGTTGTGGCGATACCGGTATTTATTCTATGTTACTTCCTCCCAACTCCCCATAAAAATTTAGTACTCTCTCTCCTATTTATGGCGGCGTCTTTTACGGATTGGCTAGATGGTTACCTTGCACGAAAGTGGAATCAAACCTCAAGTTTTGGGGCTTTTTTAGACCCTGTTGCAGATAAATTATTGGTTGCCGTGGCGCTTATCGCCATTATCGATCATCACCCAGGTCAGTGGTATCTTACCCTTTCAGTCATGATTATTATTAGCCGTGAAATCACGATCTCAGCTCTTCGAGAATGGATGGCTAGCATGGGAGAACGTGGCGTTGTTGCAGTTTCTTGGATTGGTAAATGGAAAACAGCCTTCCAAATGGGCGCAATTACCTTTCTTTTATATGAGAAAGATCTCTTAGGTTTACCCCTTTACAATATAGGGCTCATCTTCCTTGTAATCGCTACATTCCTCACACTTTGGTCAATGGTGCAATATCTCTACTCTACTTGGAAGGTGTTAAGAGTTAAATAA
- a CDS encoding low molecular weight protein tyrosine phosphatase family protein, whose protein sequence is MNILFVCSQNKWRSPTAERVFAVGYGVNTRSAGTSRHAKHTISVKDILWSDLILVMEYAHKKVLLERFRNELQTKDIIVLDIPDDYIYMDDDLVAILKGAVPAYLR, encoded by the coding sequence TTGAATATCTTATTCGTTTGTAGTCAAAATAAATGGCGTAGCCCAACGGCAGAGCGAGTCTTTGCTGTGGGGTACGGCGTTAATACTCGCTCAGCAGGCACAAGTCGTCATGCAAAGCATACGATTTCAGTGAAAGATATCTTGTGGTCAGATCTTATTCTTGTTATGGAATATGCTCATAAAAAAGTACTTCTGGAGAGATTTAGAAATGAACTACAAACTAAGGATATTATTGTGTTAGATATCCCTGACGATTATATCTATATGGATGATGACTTAGTGGCGATACTGAAAGGCGCCGTTCCTGCGTATTTGAGGTGA